A section of the Streptobacillus felis genome encodes:
- a CDS encoding filamentous hemagglutinin N-terminal domain-containing protein yields MKHTLKLTFLAFLTTFFSYTNITVDGKTNVYVEKSNSGVDIINISTPSPKGVSHSTFKEFNVSEKGAVINNAKNIARSRIAGLINGNNNIKETRAKLALLDVKGLEESKLKGILEALSKDKLDVILSNPNGITLDGASFLNIHNMALTTSKPIIENEEIKGYSNTKGNIKSLKELNTDENLEIISNTFKSEGDIKVKELKVTTYAGEEGIKLSADIIGSIHGDVVKIVATKSGIGVKSITSKDLTLESKTQAKIEEIKTNNLNVKVEEDFTNRDKIISNNNINISAKNIINDGNVLISDNINLCSGIINL; encoded by the coding sequence ATGAAACATACATTAAAACTAACTTTTCTAGCATTTTTAACTACATTTTTTTCATATACAAACATAACAGTAGATGGAAAAACTAATGTATATGTAGAAAAGAGTAATAGTGGTGTAGACATCATAAATATTTCAACTCCAAGTCCTAAAGGTGTAAGTCATTCAACCTTTAAAGAATTTAATGTAAGTGAAAAAGGTGCTGTAATAAATAATGCAAAAAATATTGCAAGAAGTAGAATAGCTGGATTAATAAATGGAAATAATAATATAAAAGAGACAAGAGCAAAACTTGCACTTCTAGATGTAAAAGGATTAGAAGAAAGTAAACTAAAAGGAATACTTGAAGCATTAAGTAAAGATAAACTAGATGTAATACTTTCAAATCCTAATGGAATAACACTAGATGGTGCAAGTTTTTTAAATATACATAATATGGCTTTAACAACATCAAAACCAATAATAGAAAATGAAGAAATAAAAGGATATAGTAATACTAAAGGAAACATAAAAAGCTTAAAAGAACTAAACACAGATGAGAATTTAGAGATAATATCTAATACCTTTAAATCAGAAGGAGATATAAAGGTAAAAGAATTAAAAGTAACAACATATGCAGGAGAAGAAGGCATAAAGCTAAGTGCCGACATAATAGGTTCTATACATGGAGATGTAGTAAAGATAGTAGCAACAAAATCAGGTATAGGAGTTAAAAGTATAACTTCAAAAGATTTAACATTAGAATCAAAGACACAAGCTAAAATAGAGGAAATAAAGACAAATAATCTAAATGTTAAGGTAGAAGAAGATTTTACAAATAGAGATAAAATAATATCAAATAATAATATAAATATATCAGCTAAAAACATAATAAATGATGGGAATGTATTAATAAGTGATAACATAAACCTATGTAGTGGTATAATAAATTTGTAA